The sequence TTTATTTCTGGGGGGAGAACGGTAAAGGCACAGAGACGGGGCAACTGACACACCGCCGAGGCCAGCGGGCCCCCTCCCTCGCACCTGTCAGGGCAAGTTGGGGGCCCGAACTGCTTCTTTGAGAGGCAGAGAGCTCCGGCCTCCTCCGGCTCTGGCCACGCAGCTCCTAGAGCTGGGAAAAAGTGAGGTGCGAGTCCCACTTCGGGGACCACGGCAGCTAGCGGGGTGATTTGGTTTTAAACCCGGGAGAGAACCAAGCAATCTGCAGAGCCGGTTCAGCTCTCCGCCACCCGGGCAGCAAGAGGAGGGCGGCCTTGTAACCTTTGGCAACCGCCCGTGCGCCTCAGCAGAGCGGGCAGACGGCCACCACGGAGTGATGCCCACCCACCCAGCCCGGCCCCGCTGTACCTAGCCGGTCCGTGAGGTCCTTTCCCTCCGGGCCGGGCCTCATCTCAAGGCGAAGCTGTAGACGTGGTAGATCTCGTCGGGGAAGTTCTCCTGCCGCTCCTCGGCCAGGAGGTTGAGGCCCGCGAGGCGGACGATCCTGCGCACCACCTCGAGGTCCCGGCACACGCTGCTGTCCACGTCGTCCATGATCACGCCCTCCTGGGCCATGTTGtctttgatgacgatgatgccgtTGGGCCTCAGGCCCAGCTTGCAGCGCCGCAGGAAGTCGGCCAGGTGCTCGTCCGTCAGGTGGCCTGGAGGAGGGTGAGAAAGGTTCCACTAAGGGCAAGTTCCTCCGTCTTCGGCCCCTTTGGGTCCCTGGGCGGGGGAAAGACGCGGGGAGGGCGGCCCAGCTTCCACGACGGCTACAGGCGGTCTCCTTCGGGTCACGCTAAGGAGGGACACAACCGCGGGGTTCCCCGCCGCTGTCTTCCATCCCAGGGAGTAACCGCTGAATTGGGTGAGAACCTGACTAGGCCAAAAGTGGGCCCTGAAGGCGATCGCAAACAAGTGACTTCCAGGGCAGATTCCCTGCTGGGCAAAGGACGGG is a genomic window of Tachyglossus aculeatus isolate mTacAcu1 chromosome 4, mTacAcu1.pri, whole genome shotgun sequence containing:
- the NTMT1 gene encoding N-terminal Xaa-Pro-Lys N-methyltransferase 1 isoform X2 — its product is MVDVTEDFLTKAKTYLGEEGKRVRNYFCCGLQDFSPEPNSYDVIWIQWVIGHLTDEHLADFLRRCKLGLRPNGIIVIKDNMAQEGVIMDDVDSSVCRDLEVVRRIVRLAGLNLLAEERQENFPDEIYHVYSFALR